One window from the genome of Balaenoptera musculus isolate JJ_BM4_2016_0621 chromosome 3, mBalMus1.pri.v3, whole genome shotgun sequence encodes:
- the ZNF608 gene encoding zinc finger protein 608 isoform X4, with protein MDFEIREVWPCISALWVDPLFTVPAPPPPISSSLTPQILPSYFSPSSSNIAAPVEQLLVRTRSVGVNTCEVGVVTEPECLGPCEPGTSVNLEGIVWHETEEGVLVVNVTWRNKTYVGTLLDCTKHDWAPPRFCESPTSDLEMRGGRGRGKRARSTAAAPGSEASFTESRGLQNKNRGGANGKGRRGSLNASGRRTPPNCAAEDIKASPSSTNKRKNKPPMELDLNSSSEDNKPGKRVRTNSRSTPTTPQGKPETTFLDQGCSSPVLIDCPHPNCNKKYKHINGLRYHQAHAHLDPENKLEFEPDSEGKISDCEEALSNVALECGEPSTSVSTYEQVKAPVSPGLGNPPGTPKGKRELMSNGPGSVIGSKPGKNSGKKKGLNNDLNNLPVISNMTATVDSCSAADGSLAAEMPKLEAEGLIDKKTLGEKEKGKKANSCKMDKNLSKLKSARPIAPAPAPTPPQLIAIPTAAFTGTTTGTIPGLPSLTTTAVQATPKSPPLKPIQPKPTIMGEPVTVNPALVSLKDKKKKEKRKLKDKEGKETGSPKTDAKLGKLEDAKGAGRDVSGHFLKDHLNKNEGLANGLSESQESRMASIKAEADKVYTFTDNAPSPSIGSASRMECSALVNGQAPVAPLHVLTQNGAESSAAKTSSPAYSDISDAADDGGSDSRSEGVRSKASSPSDILSSKDGVVKGHSSTTAQSSQMKESHSPYYHGYDPYYSPSYMHPGQVGAPLAGNGGSTQGMKIKKESEEDAEKKDKAEQLEAKKVDHNSASLQPQHQSVITQRHPALAQSLYYGQYAYGLYMDQKSLMATSPAYRQQYEKYYEDQRPAEQKMAQTGRGECERKNELPLKELGKEDSKQKNMPSATISKAPSTPEPNKNHSKLGPSVPNKSEETGKSQLLSNHQQQLQADSFKAKQMENHQLIKEAVEMKSVMDSMKQTGVDPTSRFKQDPDSRTWHHYVYQPKYLDPQKSEELDREKKLKEDSPRKTPTKEGGVPSLPVSLTSIKEEPKEAKRPDSQSLDESKLKNDDRKTPVSWKDSRGARVAVSSPMSQHQSYIQYLHAYPYPQMYDPSHPAYRAVSPVLMHSYPGAYLSPGFHYPVYGKMSGREEAEKVNTSPSITTKTTTESKALDLLHQHASQYRSKSPAPVEKASAEREREAEKERDRHSPFGQRHLHTHHHTHVGMGYPLIPGQYDPFQGLTSAALVASQQVAAQASASGMFPAQRSCKWRNVFP; from the exons GTGTCCTAGTGGTCAATGTCACGTGGAGGAACAAAACGTACGTAGGGACCTTATTGGACTGCACCAAGCACGACTGGGCCCCTCCCAG GTTCTGCGAGTCACCGACCAGCGACCTGGAGATGAgagggggccggggccgggggaaAAGAGCGAGGTCTACCGCAGCCGCCCCGGGCTCGGAGGCCAGCTTCACAGAGTCCAGAGGGCTGCAGAACAAGAACAGAGGGGGGGCCAATGGGAAAGGGAGGCGGGGCAGCCTCAATGCCAGCGGGCGAAGGACACCCCCGAATTGTGCCGCCGAGGACATCAAAgccagcccctcctccaccaacaaaaggaaaaacaagcctCCGATGGAGCTAGACCTGAACTCCAGCTCCGAGGACAATAAGCCCGGGAAGCGTGTCCGCACAAATTCGAGAAGCACTCCCACCACCCCTCAGGGGAAACCAGAGACGACTTTTTTGGACCAGGGCTGCTCTTCTCCAGTGTTGATTGATTGTCCGCACCCAAACTGCAACAAAAAGTACAAGCACATCAACGGCCTCAGGTACCACCAGGCTCATGCCCACTTAGACCCAGAGAACAAGCTGGAGTTCGAACCGGACAGCGAGGGCAAGATCTCGGACTGCGAGGAGGCCTTGAGCAACGTGGCGCTGGAATGCGGCGAGCCAAGCACAAGTGTATCGACTTACGAGCAGGTGAAGGCGCCAGTGTCCCCTGGCTTGGGGAACCCCCCCGGAACCCCCAAGGGGAAGAGAGAGCTGATGAGCAATGGCCCGGGCTCTGTTATCGGATCGAAGCCTGGGAAGAATTCTGGCAAAAAGAAGGGCCTCAACAACGACCTCAACAACCTTCCCGTCATCTCCAACATGACGGCCACCGTAGACAGCTGCTCGGCAGCAGACGGCAGTTTGGCTGCCGAGATGCCCAAACTGGAAGCAGAAGGCTTAATCGACAAGAAAActttgggagagaaagaaaagggcaaaAAAGCCAACAGTtgcaaaatggacaaaaatctCTCTAAGCTTAAAAGTGCCCGGCCCATTGCCCCCGCTCCGGCCCCAACGCCGCCACAGCTAATCGCTATTCCCACTGCAGCCTTTACGGGCACCACCACGGGGACCATACCCGGACTGCCCTCCCTCACGACCACGGCGGTCCAGGCCACACCAAAGAGTCCTCCGTTAAAGCCCATTCAGCCAAAGCCCACGATCATGGGGGAGCCCGTCACCGTGAACCCAGCTCTCGTGTCgctcaaagacaaaaagaaaaaagagaagcgGAAGCTGAAggacaaagaagggaaagagacGGGGAGCCCGAAAACGGACGCGAAGCTGGGCAAACTAGAGGACGCCAAGGGGGCTGGCAGAGATGTATCCGGGCATTTTTTAAAGGACCATCTCAACAAGAATGAAGGGCTGGCGAACGGACTGTCCGAGTCGCAAGAGAGTCGGATGGCCAGTATCAAAGCCGAGGCCGATAAGGTTTACACTTTCACCGACAACGCTCCCAGCCCTTCCATCGGGAGCGCCTCGAGGATGGAGTGCAGCGCTTTGGTGAACGGGCAGGCGCCCGTGGCCCCGCTGCACGTGCTGACCCAGAACGGGGCCGAGAGTTCCGCGGCCAAGACGAGCAGCCCTGCCTACTCGGACATCTCTGATGCTGCCGATGACGGCGGTTCTGACAGCAGGTCGGAGGGCGTGAGGTCAAAGGCCAGTTCCCCGTCAGATATCCTTTCTAGTAAGGACGGTGTCGTAAAAGGGCATTCTTCAACGACAGCACAATCATCTCAGATGAAAGAGTCCCACTCTCCCTATTACCATGGCTACGATCCTTATTATTCTCCGAGTTACATGCACCCTGGGCAGGTCGGTGCCCCTTTAGCTGGGAACGGCGGGAGCACGCAGGGAATGAAGATCAAGAAGGAGTCTGAGGAAGATGCGGAGAAGAAAGACAAGGCAGAGCAGCTCGAGGCCAAGAAAGTGGACCATAATTCTGCATCCTTACAGCCTCAGCACCAATCGGTGATCACGCAGAGACACCCGGCCCTGGCTCAGTCACTGTATTATGGCCAGTACGCCTACGGGCTCTATATGGACCAGAAGTCTCTGATGGCCACCAGCCCTGCGTATAGACAACAGTACGAGAAGTACTATGAGGACCAGAGGCCGGCAGAGCAGAAAATGGCCCAGACTGGGAGAGGAGAGTGTGAAAGGAAAAATGAGCTCCCCTTGAAAGAGCTGGGCAAAGAGGACAGTAAACAGAAAAACATGCCATCGGCCACAATCTCAAAAGCTCCCTCTACTCCGGAGCCTAACAAAAACCATTCTAAACTAGGGCCGTCAGTGCCTAATAAATCTGAGGAGACAGGTAAATCACAGCTTCTCTCCAATCACCAGCAGCAGCTTCAGGCCGACAGCTTCAAAGCTAAGCAGATGGAAAACCACCAGCTTATTAAGGAGGCTGTAGAAATGAAATCTGTCATGGACTCTATGAAGCAGACAGGTGTAGACCCAACCTCGAGATTTAAACAA GATCCAGATTCAAGGACATGGCATCATTATGTATACCAACCCAAATACCTAGACCCGCAAAAATCAGAAGAACTTgatagagaaaagaaattaaaagaggaTAGTCCCAGGAAAACCCCCACCAAAGAGGGTGGTGTGCCCAGCCTTCCTGTATCGTTAACGAGCATCAAAGAGGAGCCCAAAGAGGCCAAGCGTCCTGATTCTCAATCCTTGGATGAGAGCAAGCTGAAAAATGATGATCGCAAGACTCCCGTGAGCTGGAAGGACTCTCGGGGAGCCAGAGTGGCCGTCTCCTCCCCCATGAGTCAGCATCAGTCCTACATACAGTACTTGCATGCTTACCCTTACCCGCAGATGTATGACCCCAGCCACCCTGCATACCGGGCTGTTTCTCCCGTCCTAATGCACAGTTACCCTG GGGCCTATCTCTCGCCAGGATTTCATTACCCTGTTTACGGGAAGATGTcagggagagaagaggcagagaaagtcaATACCAGCCCTAGCATCACCACGAAAACAACCACTGAATCGAAAGCACTGGATTTGCTCCACCAGCACGCCAGCCAGTACCGCAGCAAGTCTCCCGCT cctgtggaaaaggCTTCAGCTGAGCGGGAGCGGGAAGCGGAGAAGGAGAGGGACCGCCACTCCCCCTTCGGCCAGCGGCACCTGCATACACACCACCACACCCATGTGGGCATGGGGTACCCACTCATCCCTGGGCAATACGACCCTTTCCAAG GCTTGACCTCTGCTGCCCTCGTTGCCTCTCAGCAGGTAGCTGCCCAGGCATCTGCATCAGGAATGTTTCCTGCACAAAGAAG ttgCAAATGGAGGAATGTATTTCCATAG
- the ZNF608 gene encoding zinc finger protein 608 isoform X5, producing the protein MQLEGKGQLDPIQTVDPLFTVPAPPPPISSSLTPQILPSYFSPSSSNIAAPVEQLLVRTRSVGVNTCEVGVVTEPECLGPCEPGTSVNLEGIVWHETEEGVLVVNVTWRNKTYVGTLLDCTKHDWAPPRFCESPTSDLEMRGGRGRGKRARSTAAAPGSEASFTESRGLQNKNRGGANGKGRRGSLNASGRRTPPNCAAEDIKASPSSTNKRKNKPPMELDLNSSSEDNKPGKRVRTNSRSTPTTPQGKPETTFLDQGCSSPVLIDCPHPNCNKKYKHINGLRYHQAHAHLDPENKLEFEPDSEGKISDCEEALSNVALECGEPSTSVSTYEQVKAPVSPGLGNPPGTPKGKRELMSNGPGSVIGSKPGKNSGKKKGLNNDLNNLPVISNMTATVDSCSAADGSLAAEMPKLEAEGLIDKKTLGEKEKGKKANSCKMDKNLSKLKSARPIAPAPAPTPPQLIAIPTAAFTGTTTGTIPGLPSLTTTAVQATPKSPPLKPIQPKPTIMGEPVTVNPALVSLKDKKKKEKRKLKDKEGKETGSPKTDAKLGKLEDAKGAGRDVSGHFLKDHLNKNEGLANGLSESQESRMASIKAEADKVYTFTDNAPSPSIGSASRMECSALVNGQAPVAPLHVLTQNGAESSAAKTSSPAYSDISDAADDGGSDSRSEGVRSKASSPSDILSSKDGVVKGHSSTTAQSSQMKESHSPYYHGYDPYYSPSYMHPGQVGAPLAGNGGSTQGMKIKKESEEDAEKKDKAEQLEAKKVDHNSASLQPQHQSVITQRHPALAQSLYYGQYAYGLYMDQKSLMATSPAYRQQYEKYYEDQRPAEQKMAQTGRGECERKNELPLKELGKEDSKQKNMPSATISKAPSTPEPNKNHSKLGPSVPNKSEETGKSQLLSNHQQQLQADSFKAKQMENHQLIKEAVEMKSVMDSMKQTGVDPTSRFKQDPDSRTWHHYVYQPKYLDPQKSEELDREKKLKEDSPRKTPTKEGGVPSLPVSLTSIKEEPKEAKRPDSQSLDESKLKNDDRKTPVSWKDSRGARVAVSSPMSQHQSYIQYLHAYPYPQMYDPSHPAYRAVSPVLMHSYPGAYLSPGFHYPVYGKMSGREEAEKVNTSPSITTKTTTESKALDLLHQHASQYRSKSPAPVEKASAEREREAEKERDRHSPFGQRHLHTHHHTHVGMGYPLIPGQYDPFQGLTSAALVASQQVAAQASASGMFPAQRSCKWRNVFP; encoded by the exons GTGTCCTAGTGGTCAATGTCACGTGGAGGAACAAAACGTACGTAGGGACCTTATTGGACTGCACCAAGCACGACTGGGCCCCTCCCAG GTTCTGCGAGTCACCGACCAGCGACCTGGAGATGAgagggggccggggccgggggaaAAGAGCGAGGTCTACCGCAGCCGCCCCGGGCTCGGAGGCCAGCTTCACAGAGTCCAGAGGGCTGCAGAACAAGAACAGAGGGGGGGCCAATGGGAAAGGGAGGCGGGGCAGCCTCAATGCCAGCGGGCGAAGGACACCCCCGAATTGTGCCGCCGAGGACATCAAAgccagcccctcctccaccaacaaaaggaaaaacaagcctCCGATGGAGCTAGACCTGAACTCCAGCTCCGAGGACAATAAGCCCGGGAAGCGTGTCCGCACAAATTCGAGAAGCACTCCCACCACCCCTCAGGGGAAACCAGAGACGACTTTTTTGGACCAGGGCTGCTCTTCTCCAGTGTTGATTGATTGTCCGCACCCAAACTGCAACAAAAAGTACAAGCACATCAACGGCCTCAGGTACCACCAGGCTCATGCCCACTTAGACCCAGAGAACAAGCTGGAGTTCGAACCGGACAGCGAGGGCAAGATCTCGGACTGCGAGGAGGCCTTGAGCAACGTGGCGCTGGAATGCGGCGAGCCAAGCACAAGTGTATCGACTTACGAGCAGGTGAAGGCGCCAGTGTCCCCTGGCTTGGGGAACCCCCCCGGAACCCCCAAGGGGAAGAGAGAGCTGATGAGCAATGGCCCGGGCTCTGTTATCGGATCGAAGCCTGGGAAGAATTCTGGCAAAAAGAAGGGCCTCAACAACGACCTCAACAACCTTCCCGTCATCTCCAACATGACGGCCACCGTAGACAGCTGCTCGGCAGCAGACGGCAGTTTGGCTGCCGAGATGCCCAAACTGGAAGCAGAAGGCTTAATCGACAAGAAAActttgggagagaaagaaaagggcaaaAAAGCCAACAGTtgcaaaatggacaaaaatctCTCTAAGCTTAAAAGTGCCCGGCCCATTGCCCCCGCTCCGGCCCCAACGCCGCCACAGCTAATCGCTATTCCCACTGCAGCCTTTACGGGCACCACCACGGGGACCATACCCGGACTGCCCTCCCTCACGACCACGGCGGTCCAGGCCACACCAAAGAGTCCTCCGTTAAAGCCCATTCAGCCAAAGCCCACGATCATGGGGGAGCCCGTCACCGTGAACCCAGCTCTCGTGTCgctcaaagacaaaaagaaaaaagagaagcgGAAGCTGAAggacaaagaagggaaagagacGGGGAGCCCGAAAACGGACGCGAAGCTGGGCAAACTAGAGGACGCCAAGGGGGCTGGCAGAGATGTATCCGGGCATTTTTTAAAGGACCATCTCAACAAGAATGAAGGGCTGGCGAACGGACTGTCCGAGTCGCAAGAGAGTCGGATGGCCAGTATCAAAGCCGAGGCCGATAAGGTTTACACTTTCACCGACAACGCTCCCAGCCCTTCCATCGGGAGCGCCTCGAGGATGGAGTGCAGCGCTTTGGTGAACGGGCAGGCGCCCGTGGCCCCGCTGCACGTGCTGACCCAGAACGGGGCCGAGAGTTCCGCGGCCAAGACGAGCAGCCCTGCCTACTCGGACATCTCTGATGCTGCCGATGACGGCGGTTCTGACAGCAGGTCGGAGGGCGTGAGGTCAAAGGCCAGTTCCCCGTCAGATATCCTTTCTAGTAAGGACGGTGTCGTAAAAGGGCATTCTTCAACGACAGCACAATCATCTCAGATGAAAGAGTCCCACTCTCCCTATTACCATGGCTACGATCCTTATTATTCTCCGAGTTACATGCACCCTGGGCAGGTCGGTGCCCCTTTAGCTGGGAACGGCGGGAGCACGCAGGGAATGAAGATCAAGAAGGAGTCTGAGGAAGATGCGGAGAAGAAAGACAAGGCAGAGCAGCTCGAGGCCAAGAAAGTGGACCATAATTCTGCATCCTTACAGCCTCAGCACCAATCGGTGATCACGCAGAGACACCCGGCCCTGGCTCAGTCACTGTATTATGGCCAGTACGCCTACGGGCTCTATATGGACCAGAAGTCTCTGATGGCCACCAGCCCTGCGTATAGACAACAGTACGAGAAGTACTATGAGGACCAGAGGCCGGCAGAGCAGAAAATGGCCCAGACTGGGAGAGGAGAGTGTGAAAGGAAAAATGAGCTCCCCTTGAAAGAGCTGGGCAAAGAGGACAGTAAACAGAAAAACATGCCATCGGCCACAATCTCAAAAGCTCCCTCTACTCCGGAGCCTAACAAAAACCATTCTAAACTAGGGCCGTCAGTGCCTAATAAATCTGAGGAGACAGGTAAATCACAGCTTCTCTCCAATCACCAGCAGCAGCTTCAGGCCGACAGCTTCAAAGCTAAGCAGATGGAAAACCACCAGCTTATTAAGGAGGCTGTAGAAATGAAATCTGTCATGGACTCTATGAAGCAGACAGGTGTAGACCCAACCTCGAGATTTAAACAA GATCCAGATTCAAGGACATGGCATCATTATGTATACCAACCCAAATACCTAGACCCGCAAAAATCAGAAGAACTTgatagagaaaagaaattaaaagaggaTAGTCCCAGGAAAACCCCCACCAAAGAGGGTGGTGTGCCCAGCCTTCCTGTATCGTTAACGAGCATCAAAGAGGAGCCCAAAGAGGCCAAGCGTCCTGATTCTCAATCCTTGGATGAGAGCAAGCTGAAAAATGATGATCGCAAGACTCCCGTGAGCTGGAAGGACTCTCGGGGAGCCAGAGTGGCCGTCTCCTCCCCCATGAGTCAGCATCAGTCCTACATACAGTACTTGCATGCTTACCCTTACCCGCAGATGTATGACCCCAGCCACCCTGCATACCGGGCTGTTTCTCCCGTCCTAATGCACAGTTACCCTG GGGCCTATCTCTCGCCAGGATTTCATTACCCTGTTTACGGGAAGATGTcagggagagaagaggcagagaaagtcaATACCAGCCCTAGCATCACCACGAAAACAACCACTGAATCGAAAGCACTGGATTTGCTCCACCAGCACGCCAGCCAGTACCGCAGCAAGTCTCCCGCT cctgtggaaaaggCTTCAGCTGAGCGGGAGCGGGAAGCGGAGAAGGAGAGGGACCGCCACTCCCCCTTCGGCCAGCGGCACCTGCATACACACCACCACACCCATGTGGGCATGGGGTACCCACTCATCCCTGGGCAATACGACCCTTTCCAAG GCTTGACCTCTGCTGCCCTCGTTGCCTCTCAGCAGGTAGCTGCCCAGGCATCTGCATCAGGAATGTTTCCTGCACAAAGAAG ttgCAAATGGAGGAATGTATTTCCATAG